From a single Miscanthus floridulus cultivar M001 chromosome 8, ASM1932011v1, whole genome shotgun sequence genomic region:
- the LOC136474211 gene encoding uncharacterized protein: protein MATKYIIGSVAASFAFAYVCGVYVADRKVLGGTTPRTVATNEWWQETDKKFQAWPRTAGPPVAMNPIRRHNFIVKSSE, encoded by the exons ATGGCCACCAAGTACATCATCGGGTCGGTGGCGGCGTCTTTCGCCTTCGCGTACGTCTGCGGCGTCTATGTCGCCGACAGGAAGGTCCTCGGAG GCACGACTCCACGGACCGTAGCGACGAACGAGTGGTGGCAGGAGACGGACAAGAAGTTCCAGGCGTGGCCTCGCACCGCCGGCCCGCCCGTCGCCATGAACCCCATCAGGCGCCACAACTTCATCGTCAAGTCGTCTGAATGA
- the LOC136474212 gene encoding uncharacterized protein — protein MSSSGPLPATGTHHTRNRANSRRKSGDQTDRANYSYNNDGEKSHVPSLKNLPPIVHHETFFSNVQNDYNQTGLVPLEGCSASEASQLLSDRWTAAMNMYNDQTIDPSEKPVMYSGSSSSSWGHLKLPRQMNFLEELRRALDAHTEVASPVDTWN, from the exons ATGTCTTCTTCGGGCCCGTTGCCGGCGACGGGAACCCACCACACCAG GAATCGTGCAAACAGTCGGCGCAAGTCTGGAG ACCAAACAGATAGGGCTAATTACTCCTACAACAATGATGGAGAGAAGAGTCATGTTCCTTCATTAAAGAACCTTCCTCCAATTGTTCATCATGAAACATTCTTCAGCAATGTTCAGAATGACTACAATCAAACAGGATTAGTGCCTTTGGAGGGATGTTCTGCCAGTGAGGCTTCACAGCTTCTCAGTGACC GTTGGACTGCTGCAATGAACATGTACAATGACCAAACAATTGACCCATCAG AGAAACCAGTAATGTATTCTGGATCTAGCAGCTCATCATGGGGTCACCTGAAGCTTCCTCGTCAG ATGAACTTCCTTGAAGAGTTGCGCCGTGCACTGGACGCTCATACAGAAGTTGCATCGCCCGTTGACACCTGGAACTAA
- the LOC136474213 gene encoding protein PIN-LIKES 2-like codes for MLWAMDPQVTVHGDWVSAVVPLMKLLCLTVIGLLLANPRVQVVPRATFKLLSKLVFALFLPCLIFVHLGKSVTIDNVLHWWFIPVNVLISTAIGCVLGYIVALICRPPPHLFRFTVIMTGFGNTGNLPIAIIGSVCHTNDHPFGPGCDTMGIAYVSFAQWVAVILVYTLVYHMMEPPMQFYEIVGEGNEIQEEPEQISNYSRSLLHEAEWPGMVDKETEHSKTPFIARVFMSISGSSQNTFPDIDFTEEGTSGAGPSSPKSLRCLAEPRVVRRIRVVAEKTPIQHVLQPPTIASLLAIIIGMVPVLKDFVFGADAPLSFFTDSLEILAAAVVPSVMLILGGMLAEGPKDNALGMRTIIGIIVARLLVLPCIGIGVVTLADKLHLLEQNHMYRFVLSLQYSTPSAILLGAIASLRGYGVKEASALLFWQHICAVFSLSLYLIVYFKLFSFI; via the coding sequence ATGCTCTGGGCAATGGACCCGCAGGTGACCGTCCATGGCGACTGGGTGTCAGCCGTGGTGCCGCTGATGAAGCTGCTGTGCCTGACGGTCATCGGCCTGCTCCTCGCCAACCCGCGGGTCCAGGTCGTGCCCAGGGCCACCTTCAAGCTGCTGAGCAAGCTCGTCTTCGCGCTCTTCCTCCCCTGCCTCATCTTCGTCCACCTCGGCAAGTCGGTCACCATAGACAACGTCCTGCACTGGTGGTTCATCCCTGTCAACGTGCTCATCAGCACTGCCATTGGGTGCGTTCTTGGGTACATCGTGGCCCTGATCTGCCGCCCACCGCCGCACCTGTTCCGGTTCACAGTGATCATGACCGGGTTTGGCAACACGGGGAACCTCCCGATTGCGATCATTGGGTCGGTCTGCCACACCAATGATCATCCCTTCGGTCCTGGATGTGACACCATGGGCATCGCTTATGTCTCGTTCGCGCAGTGGGTTGCGGTTATTCTTGTGTACACTTTGGTCTACCACATGATGGAGCCACCGATGCAGTTCTATGAGATTGTTGGGGAGGGGAATGAGATACAGGAAGAACCCGAGCAGATCAGCAACTACAGTAGGTCTCTTCTTCATGAGGCGGAGTGGCCAGGGATGGTTGACAAAGAAACTGAGCATTCAAAGACACCATTCATTGCAAGAGTTTTCATGAGCATTTCAGGTTCCTCACAGAATACGTTTCCTGATATTGATTTCACTGAAGAAGGAACTTCTGGTGCTGGACCTAGCAGTCCTAAGTCGCTCAGATGTTTGGCAGAGCCAAGAGTGGTCAGGAGGATCAGGGTTGTAGCTGAGAAGACTCCAATTCAGCATGTCCTTCAGCCCCCGACAATCGCCTCTTTACTTGCCATTATCATTGGCATGGTTCCTGTCTTGAAAGATTTTGTGTTTGGGGCTGATGCACCGCTCTCATTCTTCACCGACAGTTTGGAAATCCTAGCTGCTGCAGTGGTTCCATCAGTGATGTTAATTCTAGGAGGCATGCTTGCGGAAGGCCCAAAAGATAATGCCTTGGGCATGAGGACTATCATCGGTATAATTGTGGCCAGGCTTTTGGTTCTCCCATGCATTGGCATTGGTGTTGTGACCCTAGCAGACAAGTTGCATCTACTCGAGCAAAACCATATGTACCGCTTTGTGCTTTCCCTCCAGTACTCCACGCCAAGTGCTATCCTGCTTGGAGCAATCGCCAGTCTCAGAGGCTATGGTGTTAAGGAAGCATCCGCCCTTCTATTTTGGCAGCATATTTGTGCAGTGTTCTCTCTTTCCCTCTACCTGATTGTATACTTCAAGTTGTTTTCTTTCATTTGA